The nucleotide sequence GATGGCGAAGTAAAAGCCATTGGCCTTGAGAATATTCGCGATATGGTTGATAACTACCGCCAGGAATATGGCATCGAAATGTACTTAAACCTCGATCATAGCCCGAGCGTTGAAGCCGCCAAGCGCGGTATTGACGCCGGTTTTGAATTCATTCATATCGATATCAGCCAGGCCAATCATGAAGCTAGCGACGAAGAAATTATTGCCGGCACCAAAGAGGTAGTGGCTTACGCTAAATTTACGGGCGCGCTAGTAGAAAGCGAACCGCACTACTTTGGCGGCGGCTCGAATGTCTTTACGGAGGCAATCGATTACGAAGAAATTAGAAAAACCTTCAGCACCCCCGAAGGCGCAGCCGCGTTTGTAGAGGCAACGGGCATCGACACTTTTGCTGCGGCTATCGGCAACCTGCACGGTAAATATCCGGTGCCAAAAGAGCTCGACCTTGAACTACTAGCTCAAATCCGCAAAGCCATCCCCTGTGCTATTAGCTTGCATGGCGGCAGCGGCACTCCGCTACATTATTTTGAAGAAGCCGCCAAAATCGGCGT is from Verrucomicrobiia bacterium and encodes:
- a CDS encoding class II fructose-bisphosphate aldolase; this translates as MGLSIQEIRNRTLRARHLMQRSRQQDFAVGAFNIDNQETLIAVARAAQAKRSPVLVEVSDGEVKAIGLENIRDMVDNYRQEYGIEMYLNLDHSPSVEAAKRGIDAGFEFIHIDISQANHEASDEEIIAGTKEVVAYAKFTGALVESEPHYFGGGSNVFTEAIDYEEIRKTFSTPEGAAAFVEATGIDTFAAAIGNLHGKYPVPKELDLELLAQIRKAIPCAISLHGGSGTPLHYFEEAAKIGVSKININSDMRYVFRKTLEKVLADNPTEYAVVKLMPEVYKAVQQVVEEKIEAFGSAGKAVV